In the genome of Candidatus Pristimantibacillus lignocellulolyticus, the window TGGCAATCCGACTACATTTATTAAAGGTATCCCGCTCGTTATATCGACCTCAACCGTTATTCCGCGTCCATTTACTCCAATAACAATTGCGCTAGCAAGTGATGTATACACAAAAAACACCCCCAATGGTTAGATTGGAGGTGCTTCCTCATGTTATCTATTCATTTAATCATAAGTAGCTAATGAAAATTTGTCAATTAAAGGTTAATAGCGTGTGCGGTAACTATTCATCACATGATAGATATGTAACTACTGAATTAAATGAATAACCAGAGCAAAAAGCCTCAAAAGTAATGTCTATATGAGCAAAATGAGAAGAAAGGACGCAATAGACCACAAAATTAATGCTTATGCGAGCGAAATGTGAAAAAAGCGCACAATAAACCTCAAAAATGATGCCTATACGAGAAAAATGAGAAGAAGGACGCAATAGACCGCAAAATTAATGCTTATACGAGCAAAATGAGCAGAAAGCTCACAATAGTCCTCAAAAGTAATTTCTATGCACGTTATTTGTGCATCATAAGCCTCACCCAAACCTAAAGCGGAAATACTTAATTAGCGATTATACTATGAAAAGTAGGCTATTAAGCGGGAAAGAAAGTGGCAAAATTTCAACGATATCAAAAAGAGATCATATCGATAGCAAAATAAGCTCACTCTTTTTTTAGAAATGAGAGATAATCATGAAGAAAGATGTTACAATGTAAGCAGTTTCTTTGTACATATTACTGTAATAGTCAGTGAAATGGAGGATTTCAACATGAATATCCATGAGTATCAAGGCAAAGCTGTACTAAAACAATATGGCGTATCCGTTCCCGAAGGGAAAGTAGCGTTCACAGTTGATGAAGCTGTACAAGCTGCGCAAGAACTAGGGACTTCGGTAGTTGTCGTTAAAGCCCAAATTCATGCTGGTGGCCGTGGTAAAGCCGGTGGAGTAAAAGTAGCAAAAAATCTTGATGAAGTTAGAGCTTATGCAAGTGAAATTTTAGGCAAGGTGCTAGTTACTCATCAAACGGGTCCAGAAGGCAAAGAAGTTAAGCGCCTTCTAATTGAGCAAGGCTGTGACATTAAGAAAGAGTACTACGTTGGTGTAGTTCTTGATCGTGCCACAGGTCGTGTAACATTTATGGCATCAGAAGAAGGCGGTACTGAGATCGAAGAGGTTGCTGCCAGTAATCCAGAGAAAATTTTTAAAGAAGTGGTTGATCCTGCAATTGGTTTGCAAGCTTACCAAGCTCGCAAATTAGCATATGCTATCAACATTCCGAATGAACTAGTTAACAAAGCTGCTAAATTCATGCTTAGTTTATACAGCGCTTTCGTGGAAAAAGATTGCTCTATTGCCGAAATTAACCCTCTAGTTGTAACAGGTGATGGAAACGTTATGGCATTGGATGCGAAATTGAATTTCGACTCTAACGCATTGTACCGTCACAAAGACATTTTAGATCTTCGCGATCTTGAAGAAGAAGATTCTAAAGAAATTGAAGCTTCCAAGTATGACCTTAGCTATATTGCACTTGATGGTGACATCGGTTGTATGGTTAATGGCGCAGGACTTGCGATGGCGACAATGGATATTATTAAACATTACGGTGGAGACCCAGCTAACTTCCTAGATGTAGGTGGCGGTGCGACTACTGAAAAAGTAACAGAAGCATTCAAAATTATTCTGTCTGATGAAAAAGTTAAAGGTATTTTCGTGAACATTTTTGGCGGCATTATGCGTTGTGATGTTATCGCAAACGGTGTGGTAGAAGCTGCTAAGCAAATCGGCCTAGATCGTCCACTTGTCGTTCGTCTTGAAGGTACGAATGTGGAACTAGGAAAGCAGATTCTTAATGAATCTGGTCTGAATATTGTTGCGGCTGATTCCATGGCAGATGGCGCGCAAAAAATTGTAGCTCTAGTGAAATAGAACTGCATTTCTCGAGTAAATACACGAAAACATTCAGAGGATGTGAGATAAGTGGCTATTTTGGTTAATAAAGATACAAAAGTTATTACTCAAGGTATCACTGGTGCTACTGGTCTATTCCATGCAAAAGGTGCATTAGACTATGGCACGCAAATGGTTGGTGGCGTTACACCTGGTAAAGGTGGCACATCAGTAGAGATTACACTTGAGAATGGTGATGTAGCTACATTGCCAGTATTCAATACAGTATCGCAAGCGGTTGAAGCTACAGGTGCTACTGCATCTGTAATCTACGTACCACCTGCTTTCGCAGCTGAAGCGATTATTGAGGCTGTTGATGCAGGACTTGAACTTGTTATCTGTATTACAGAAGGTATTCCTGTACTTGATATGGTTAATGTAAAGCGTTATATGGAAGGTAAAGATTCCGTATTGATCGGACCTAACTGCCCAGGCGTTATTACTCCAGGCGAGTGCAAAATTGGTATTATGCCAGGCTATATTCATACTCCAGGTCATGTAGGTGTAGTGTCTCGTTCTGGAACACTTACTTATGAGGCTGTTCATCAATTGACGACTCGCGGTATTGGTCAGTCGTCTGCGATTGGTATCGGTGGAGACCCTGTTAAAGGTTCTGAGTTTATCGATATTTTAAGTCGTTTTAACGATGATCCTGAAACTTATGCAGTTATTATGATCGGTGAGATCGGTGGAACTGCAGAAGAAGAAGCTGCTGAGTGGATTAAAGCTAATATGACGAAGCCAGTAGTAGGTTTCATTGGTGGTGCAACTGCTCCTCCAGGGAAACGTATGGGACATGCAGGGGCAATTATTTCTGGTGGTAAAGGTACCGCAGCTGAAAAAATTACTACGCTTGAAGCATGTGGTATTAAAGTAGCTCCTACACCATCTGATATGGGTTCAACTCTAGTATCTGTACTAGAAGAACAAGGTCTACTTGAAAAATGTATTACAGTGAAGTAATGATATAAATTCGCAAGGCAAGCAGCCTTATCTCTTTCATTTGAAAGGGGTAAGGCTGCTTTTTTATTGTAACAATACAAATGATTAATGTTTAACGGTACCTGATGAACAAATTCCATTGAGTAATAAAAACTACCTATAGTCACTGTCGCTCATCCTTGAATTAGCCTCGAAAGAGGTTTTTTCATGGAATATTTAGAAAATTTAAGCAATTTACGAAGCAAGACTTGCAATGTGCCTCTATATTAAGGCACAATATGAGAGTGCTAGTGCAAGCTCTTGTTCATAACGAAGGAGTATTCATATGAACAATAATCAGTATAAGCACTTTATTATCGAGCTCTCTGAAGTACAAGGTGTTGGTTGGCATACAATGAAACTTATTATAGATAGTAATCTTTATGAGGAAGATGTATGGCATGTCGAGCGATTACAGCAACTTGGAGTGAAGGCACAAATTTCAGAAAGATTACATCAATTTCGAAGCAATTATACGTATGAAAGAAATGAAGAACGTGTGACTCATCAACTGCGGAATCGATATACCTGTATTACATACTGGGATGAGCAGTATCCAGAAACGTTGAAACAGATTGCACAACCACCTTGGATTCTGTATGTTCGTGGACGGTTAGAATTGCTTCAGAGGCAATCACTGGCTATTGTTGGCACTAGATATCCTACTAGCTACGGAAAACAGTGTACAAAGCTTTTCAGTGGACAATTTGCCCAGCAAGGGTTAACGATTGTAAGTGGTTTTGCTAATGGTGTTGATACCATTGCCCACAAAGAGGCTTTATCTTATGGAAGTTCAACGATTGCAATATTACCTACCGCAATAACACAATGCTATCCCGCTAACAATTATGAAATGTATGAACGTATTGGTGAAGAGGGTTTGCTTCTCTCTGAAAGTGTACATGCTTCTCCTATACATCCTGGTCAATTTCATCAGCGGAATCGAATTATCGCAGGTTTAAGTTTTGCTTCTATTATAATAGAAGGAGAACGTAAAAGTGGTTCGATGATTACAGCAAAGCACGCAATAGACATGGATCGTGAGCTATTTGCGGTTCCAGGACCTATTAATTCAGCAAAAAGTGAAGGACCAAACTTTCTTATTCAGAATGGATATGCTAGAATGCTATTGTCCTCACATCAGTTATTTGAGGAATTACCATGGTTGAAACCTATTGCGAATAGTCAAAATAAAAATGAAACGAAGCATCAAATGAAGAACAAATTATTACATGAATTGTCTGAAGATGAAGTTATTATTGTTACATTGCTGAGAGAAAAATCACTCTCTATTAATGAGATTTTTAATATTACTAACATTCCGTTTGGACATTTGAACGTTCTTCTGCTAAATTTATGTATAAAACAATTCATAGAACAACATCCTGGT includes:
- the sucD gene encoding succinate--CoA ligase subunit alpha, with the protein product MAILVNKDTKVITQGITGATGLFHAKGALDYGTQMVGGVTPGKGGTSVEITLENGDVATLPVFNTVSQAVEATGATASVIYVPPAFAAEAIIEAVDAGLELVICITEGIPVLDMVNVKRYMEGKDSVLIGPNCPGVITPGECKIGIMPGYIHTPGHVGVVSRSGTLTYEAVHQLTTRGIGQSSAIGIGGDPVKGSEFIDILSRFNDDPETYAVIMIGEIGGTAEEEAAEWIKANMTKPVVGFIGGATAPPGKRMGHAGAIISGGKGTAAEKITTLEACGIKVAPTPSDMGSTLVSVLEEQGLLEKCITVK
- the dprA gene encoding DNA-processing protein DprA, with product MNNNQYKHFIIELSEVQGVGWHTMKLIIDSNLYEEDVWHVERLQQLGVKAQISERLHQFRSNYTYERNEERVTHQLRNRYTCITYWDEQYPETLKQIAQPPWILYVRGRLELLQRQSLAIVGTRYPTSYGKQCTKLFSGQFAQQGLTIVSGFANGVDTIAHKEALSYGSSTIAILPTAITQCYPANNYEMYERIGEEGLLLSESVHASPIHPGQFHQRNRIIAGLSFASIIIEGERKSGSMITAKHAIDMDRELFAVPGPINSAKSEGPNFLIQNGYARMLLSSHQLFEELPWLKPIANSQNKNETKHQMKNKLLHELSEDEVIIVTLLREKSLSINEIFNITNIPFGHLNVLLLNLCIKQFIEQHPGSIYIAL
- the sucC gene encoding ADP-forming succinate--CoA ligase subunit beta, with the translated sequence MNIHEYQGKAVLKQYGVSVPEGKVAFTVDEAVQAAQELGTSVVVVKAQIHAGGRGKAGGVKVAKNLDEVRAYASEILGKVLVTHQTGPEGKEVKRLLIEQGCDIKKEYYVGVVLDRATGRVTFMASEEGGTEIEEVAASNPEKIFKEVVDPAIGLQAYQARKLAYAINIPNELVNKAAKFMLSLYSAFVEKDCSIAEINPLVVTGDGNVMALDAKLNFDSNALYRHKDILDLRDLEEEDSKEIEASKYDLSYIALDGDIGCMVNGAGLAMATMDIIKHYGGDPANFLDVGGGATTEKVTEAFKIILSDEKVKGIFVNIFGGIMRCDVIANGVVEAAKQIGLDRPLVVRLEGTNVELGKQILNESGLNIVAADSMADGAQKIVALVK